A single region of the Theileria annulata chromosome 4, complete sequence, *** SEQUENCING IN PROGRESS *** genome encodes:
- a CDS encoding uncharacterized protein (Tap349h10.p1c.cand.132 - score = 43.78), translating into MKVQMCRGIINLSVNLRRILLIKRSYVSLGFKSSKFSTFETKITSQNDSELTHIFDRFNTYLESDYKPVYKNDGLDFKVKLDLCENVSEVCNLFSENKGRITPNELLNLLSKVIQINSIIRSSKNHDSEDNIPIPDFKAGFDFEDNVDYFPPADFCSVSLNNFRTVNIKRLDPRVSEIFIQLVNKSDNLTVEQILYLNRICEFIKGYHTKVILSFSEDKITPSIYKMDETNLIRTAMVLARRSENVDFVKMFISEVFKKIHLFNNSQKMLLFQLMSNSSKCSSIFLTCFSEYLEYTTKSDCKQVSSPHSTFTERDFIRFLTSYANNQKCISKELFKYLLSKCLVADLNELKLDEIMDLLWVSNKFNSVDLFLPKVKDFLGSSLEQIGPNRLTMLLWCYSNSNIIDIQFHKNLEDAAISLSDQLTTKNISLCAYGLSLKSVPGSESRFLNTIQGIFPITLHHDILDDIVSNIIHFNGLDLSMLAYSYSRHLCGSSVLHQCIQEGLINYVEDLPADCITRVVYSYARISGKQSLFNSFVYSIFQRMHQFPIHEFVKVLWSYLAMKFYDHKFWTTCLETVVNKFDLIINDKRCYLLYPVIKILVKLKITPETKDLTRLANHVSKFFWDSQHRNQTSQVVSKVLELIPEVHDVVFDSNEDNFLVDVTFGKSDGTRYSVMIYNSSNMFNQCPIADLRLKELFLSNKGYNIIRVLEDVWVSLDTNDQIKVIQSQL; encoded by the exons ATGAAGGTACAAATGTGTAGAGGAATCATCAACTTGAGTGTAAATTTAAGGAGGattcttttaataaaaagatCCTATGTCTCACTGGGATTCAAAAGCTCTAAATTCTCCACTTTCGAGACTAAAATAACCTCCCAAAATGACTCTGAGCTAACACATATCTTTGATCGTTTCAACACTTATCTGGAATCCGATTATAAACCTGTATATAAGAATGATGGGTTAGATTTTAAAGTCAAATTGGACCTCTGTGAGAACGTTTCTGAAGTTTGTAATCTTTTTAGTGAAAATAAGGGCAGAATAACTCCAAACGAACTCCTTAACCTTCTGTCCAAGGTTATTCAAATCAATTCTATAATTAGAAGCTCTAAAAACCATGATTCGGAAGATAACATTCCTATTCCAGATTTTAAGGCAGGCTTTGATTTTGAAGATAATGTGGACTATTTTCCTCCAGCTGATTTTTGTTCAGTATCACTAAACAACTTCAGGACAGTTAACATAAAGAGACTTGATCCGAGAGTTTCTGAGATTTTTATTCAGCTTGTAAACAAATCAGATAACTTGACAGTTGAGCAGATATTATACCTAAACAGGATCTGTGAGTTTATAAAAGGATATCACACTAAGGTAATTTTATCCTTTTCTGAGGACAAAATAACCCCAAGCATATATAAAATGGATGAAACAAACCTAATTAGGACTGCAATGGTCCTGGCCAGAAGGTCTGAGAACGTAGACTTTGTCAAAATGTTCATTTCAGAGGTCTTCAAGAAAATCCACCTTTTTAACAATTCTCAGAAAATGCTCCTGTTTCAGCTCATGTCAAATTCGTCAAAGTGTTCCAGCATCTTCTTAACTTGTTTCTCTGAGTATCTGGAGTATACAACTAAGTCTGATTGTAAACAGGTTTCCTCTCCACATTCAACTTTTACCGAGAGAGACTTCATTAGGTTCCTAACTTCCTATGCAAACAACCAGAAATGTATCTCCAAGGaactttttaaatatttattatccAAGTGTTTGGTTGCAGATTTAAATGAGCTGAAACTAGATGAGATTATGGACCTACTTTGGGTTTCAAACAAGTTCAACAGTGTTGACTTGTTCCTTCCCAAGGTCAAAGACTTTTTAGGCTCTAGTCTGGAGCAAATAGGCCCAAATAGACTAACAATGCTACTTTGGTGCTATAGTaattcaaatataatagatATCCAGTTCCATAAAAATCTTGAGGATGCTGCAATTTCACTTTCAGACCAGTTAACTACAAAGAACATCTCGTTATGTGCATATGGACTATCTCTCAAATCG GTTCCTGGTTCTGAGTCTAGATTCCTTAACACTATTCAAGGTATTTTCCCTATCACTCTTCATCATGATATTTTAGACGATATAGTCTCTAATATAATCCACTTCAACGGATTGGATTTGTCAATGCTGGCTTATTCATATTCTAGGCATCTTTGTGGCTCTAGTGTACTCCACCAATGTATTCAGGAAGGCTTAATCAATTATGTTGAGGATCTTCCAGCCGATTGCATAACCAGGGTGGTTTACTCTTACGCTAGGATTTCTGGAAAACAGTCCTTGTTCAACTCATTCGTCTATAGCATTTTCCAGAGAATGCATCAGTTTCCAATCCACGAGTTCGTTAAAGTTTTATGGTCGTACTTAGCAATGAAATTTTACGACCACAAATTCTGGACGACTTGCCTAGAAACCGTTGTAAACAAGTTTGACCTGATCATCAACGACAAGAGATGTTATCTTCTTTACCCTGTGATAAAAATACTAGTAAAAC TGAAAATAACCCCTGAAACCAAGGACCTGACAAGGCTCGCTAACCATGTTTCTAAGTTCTTCTGGGACTCTCAACACAGAAATCAAACCAGTCAAGTTGTAAGCAAGGTGTTGGAGCTAATTCCTGAGGTCCACGACGTAGTTTTTGACTCCAACGAGGATAATTTCCTGGTCGATGTTACTTTTGGTAAAAGTGACGGGACCAGATATTCTGTCATGATATACAACTCTTCAAACATGTTTAATCAATGTCCAATTGCGGATTTGAGGTTAAAAGAGCTGTTCCTTTCAAACAAGG GCTACAATATCATTAGAGTTCTTGAGGACGTTTGGGTCAGCCTCGACACCAACGACCAAATCAAAGTCATTCAATCTCAgctttaa
- a CDS encoding uncharacterized protein (Tap349h10.p1c.C.cand.95 - score = 31.50;~SMART RINGv (SM00744) at aa 209-272, E()=4.62e-18; FHA (SM00240) at aa 320-370, E()=7.50e-05) — translation MVKISCEDGKIYVSSPDPTVFNVEREILRLISDKACRRIFGHFKTATSLPIALNEGDEIKLGRVKLTVRHLAYNSSLPLSYLHDLISDEPDTIASTDNDSENLNSARTNQTVSVVSENGDNSKKETDATNNSRLNASNNESVTEPMTISIKYDDPMVALSNTDVDLNSSLNRDSKRLKDGNNSFYDILTTRTNLTSDTITKVTENMENTCRICLCNDDGSGPLITPCKCKGSLTYVHLSCIRSWIKGRLNCYAEGTPNTSFFWQKLTCELCGTLYPTKISIDNKEHDFVDIEQPQPPYLVLEPENVTEKGYFIVSLSKNPAIIGRGHLSDIRLTDISVSRNHSTLLFQNDRFIIKDTRSKFGTLINSSKDTGFKTQIFHDNPVLLKIGNGILCISIKKSFRPFFCLNTYPQQTNSFSL, via the exons ATGGTAAAGATCTCATGCGAGGACGGAAAGATCTATGTATCGTCACCAGACCCAACAGTGTTCAATGTAGAGAGGGAAATACTAAGACTAATAAGTGACAAGGCGTGTAGAAGAATATTTGGGCATTTTAAAACAGCAACGTCACTGCCAATAGCACTTAATGAGGGAGATGAAATCAAATTAGGAAGAGTGAAACTGACAGTGAGACACCTAGCATACAACTCAAGTCTTCCACTATCATACCTACATGATTTAATATCCGACGAACCAGATACTATTGCGTCAACAGATAATGACtcagaaaatttaaactcaGCTAGAACGAATCAAACAGTTTCTGTTGTTAGCGAGAACGGAGATAATTCGAAAAAAGAAACGGATGCCACAAACAACAGCCGTTTGAATGCTAGTAACAACGAGTCTGTAACAGAACCAATGACAATTAGCATAAAGTACGATGACCCCATGGTCGCGTTGAGTAACACAGATGTTGACTTAAATTCGTCACTTAACAGGGACAGTAAAAGACTTAAGGATGgaaataattcattttatgACATTTTAACGACGAGAACGAACCTAACATCCGATAcaatt acCAAAGTCACTGAAAACATGGAAAACACGTGTCGAATTTGTTTGTGCAATGATGATGGGAGTGGTCCACTGATAACACCGTGTAAGTGTAAAGGATCCTTGACCTACGTACACCTTAGCTGTATAAGGTCATGGATTAAGGGACGCCTGAACTGCTATGCAGAGGGAACGCCAAACACCAGCTTCTTCTGGCAAAAACTTACATGTGAGCTCTGCGGAACACTTTACCCAACGAAAATCAGCATAGACAACAAGGAGCACGACTTTGTTGACATCGAGCAACCACAACCACCGTACTTAGTGCTAGAGCCGGAAAACGTAACCGAAAAGGGATATTTCATAGTATCATTATCCAAGAACCCTGCCATAATTGGCAGAGGACACCTGTCTGACATAAGGTTGACGGATATTTCAGTGAGTAGGAACCACTCAACTCTTTTATTTCAGAACGACCGTTTTATTATAAAGGATACAAGGTCAAAGTTTGGCACCTTAATTAACTCCAGTAAGGATACTGGCTTCAAGACTCAGATTTTTCACGATAACCCTGTTTTGCTCAAAATCGGCAACGGGATACTTTGCATCAGTATTAAGAAATCTTTCAGACCCTTTTTCTGCTTAAACACGTACCCACAGCAGACAAATTCCTTTTCcctttaa
- a CDS encoding snRNP protein, putative (SMART Sm (SM00651) at aa 8-73, E()=1.72e-10), producing the protein MSIGAPIKLLYEGIGHVVTVELQNSNLYRGTLTNVEDNMNCLMEGVVMTMKDGRTLALEQVYLRGAQIQFMIFPDMLRHAPMFKGNPKDRGKQVLPQMGMPMRPGMPPNVPMPVMGKM; encoded by the exons ATGAGTATTGGAGCCCCTATCAAACTATTGTACGAAGGCATAGGCCACGTTGTAACAGTTGAGCTTCAAAATTCTAACTTATATCGCGGAACTCTA acAAATGTCGAAGATAATATGAACTGCTTGATGGAAGGTGTAGTTATGACAATGAAGGACGGAAGAACGCTAGCACTAGAG cAAGTATACCTCAGAGGAGCCCAGATTCAGTTCATGATCTTCCCAGATATGCTGAGGCATGCTCCAATGTTCAAAGGAAACCCCAAGGATAGGGGAAAACAAGTCCTACCACAGATGGGAATGCCAATGAGACCAGGAATGCCACCAAACGTTCCAATGCCAGTAATGGgtaaaatgtaa
- a CDS encoding uncharacterized protein (Tap349h10.p1c.cand.134 - score = 66.33), translating to MYFLKMYDTLHSNNYNLNDSTIEELSRIKLTSDCSDSSPNNDRKTQSDVSELFLKGISTDNYGKFCKLFSRVLFNGRNTCSKEFKYSCSLNNILGNSQNKREEFEDDGEFVQEEFDGFFWDSLEWFVSVLDELNRFESLGFGLPFLYNNLKTYSEALEQNEIAENSEVLNQISHLKRWIDFINIFRDANSSIYTTYLLLERMEMKLNYIKCKSIKVLHLKLSNTHKSSASSSSVTSKVAQQSNLFSPLNSPFEHFEYTPTNTPSSTTTISDRSDIDLLHEIWDTKLCKMRIIVFNKFRRYIIRIIDQLKNLYPRNNYYQLIHYILYTKNKQTLEKSSVATGDVMDKSGSADNNMDYVKGESVNSELEPEPGEDILDYLKRYYSSKNMNEENAESYVRRIMDLTNRLIPKFVKVIKRLPVYYEAYLNALVCNNIQDGMFQLISSSTTDSNSANLNNQINYKDKDSYREGRDSSREESTDYKCWFYKINLIMVLSRTNLELIDMVRCSFGDSRKLVVFTQGTLKDLFTSPTHNYSNDMYMFKESIRDKDTLIKNDREDKTQKEDEEILNTIYYSYNNLNQVVSEEIDKFILFQLPSFSWYPKLVKYQLPLSSAQTFNYPTSCDDLGLGADLITSLSTESEYVEYLTLEEKVWVNRLNMFNRVNERNIRNFLLKRNNNTPQVIKYDSSGLLNTQTVPFNVLLDYTNYIPIKYIYSPEDDVDKETELQRTGTTSNHINGRVDRQNKKDKDEENDWLIRLFNNNNNKIMKSNCIDIEIERDLFPGFYLFNNFKLNCLILPIHENTFQTHETFINFSKLVNNKVDLIYPSYSNQISKIIFNTVPIHAKSGSTVMDELDMNKEKNVEVDGFNGSFRGKFGDFFTTQHTNLVIGTRERMTVNLVFHLVCCDTTINDDINPIEYAEDTEVILKHMQKIQPILNGISSILSLCNQFSVHTVHIPASLKCCYKVNQCNSHVIQSDFQYQPSNFGSFASQNFNTKDSVFECNSDYVRCLAVVSHIASLLNKNKYSIKNFNFIFPNHLKHTLLPKTAANILSSRVDTF from the coding sequence ATGTATTTTCTCAAAATGTATGATACGCTTCACTCCAACAATTACAATTTGAATGATTCAACAATAGAAGAATTATCAAGGATTAAATTAACAAGCGATTGTTCGGACTCCTCACCTAATAATGATAGGAAAACACAGTCTGATGTATCAGAGCTGTTTTTGAAGGGGATATCTACCGATAATTATGGCAAGTTTTGCAAGTTATTCTCAAGAGTGTTGTTTAATGGAAGAAATACGTGTTCTAAAGAGTTTAAATATAGTTGTAgtttgaataatatattaggCAATAGTCAGAATAAACGGgaagaatttgaagatGACGGTGAGTTTGTGCAGGAGGAGTTTGACGGTTTCTTCTGGGACTCATTGGAATGGTTTGTGAGCGTTTTGGACGAATTAAACAGGTTTGAGTCACTGGGTTTTGGATTGCCATTCCTGTACAATAACCTGAAAACATATTCAGAAGCATTGGAACAAAACGAAATAGCTGAAAACAGTGAGGTGTTGAACCAAATTTCACACCTGAAAAGGTGGATTGactttataaatatatttagagATGCAAACAGCTCAATTTATACAACATACTTGTTACTGGAACGGATGGAAATGAAGTTAAACTACATCAAGTGCAAGTCCATTAAAGTTTTGCACCTAAAACTAAGCAATACACACAAGTCGTCTGCTTCTAGCAGTAGTGTGACCAGTAAGGTTGCACAGCAAAGCAACCTGTTTAGTCCACTTAATAGCCCATTCGAACATTTTGAATATACTCCAACAAATACACCCTCTAGTACTACAACAATCAGTGACAGGAGCGATATTGACCTTTTGCACGAAATATGGGACACCAAGCTGTGTAAAATGAGAATAATTGTATTCAACAAGTTCCGTAGATATATAATTCGGATAATTGATCAGTTGAAAAATCTGTACCCAAGAAACAACTACTACCAGCTAATACACTATATACTCTACAccaaaaataaacaaacaTTAGAAAAGTCTAGTGTGGCCACTGGAGATGTTATGGACAAAAGTGGGTCCGctgataataatatggaCTATGTTAAAGGGGAATCTGTGAATTCGGAGTTAGAGCCTGAGCCAGGTGAGGATATTCTGGATTATTTGAAGAGATATTACTCCTCCAAAAACATGAACGAGGAGAATGCAGAAAGTTACGTTCGAAGAATTATGGACCTTACTAACCGATTAATCCCGAAATTTGTCAAAGTAATTAAGAGGCTCCCAGTGTACTATGAAGCATACCTAAATGCATTGGTGTGTAACAATATACAGGATGGGATGTTTCAGCTCATATCTTCCTCAACAACTGACAGTAATTCAGCTAACCTGAACAACCAAATAAACTACAAAGATAAAGATAGTTATAGAGAGGGAAGAGATTCGTCAAGAGAAGAGTCTACCGACTATAAATGCTGGTTTTACAAGATAAACCTGATAATGGTGTTAAGTAGAACTAACTTGGAGCTCATAGACATGGTAAGGTGCTCATTTGGTGATTCTAGAAAACTTGTAGTATTTACACAAGGAACTCTAAAGGATTTGTTTACTTCACCAACacataattattctaatgACATGTATATGTTTAAGGAATCGATTAGGGATAAGGACACACTTATTAAGAATGACCGGGAGGATAAAACCCAAAAGGAGGACGAGGAGATCCTGAATACCATTTATTACTCATACAATAACTTAAACCAAGTTGTGAGTGAAGAAATAGATAAGTTTATACTCTTTCAGCTTCCCTCATTCAGTTGGTACCCAAAATTAGTCAAGTACCAACTACCGCTAAGTTCTGCCCAAACCTTCAATTACCCAACTAGTTGTGACGATTTGGGGCTGGGAGCCGATTTGATAACCTCACTGTCCACAGAATCAGAGTATGTTGAGTACCTTACACTGGAGGAGAAGGTCTGGGTTAATAGACTTAACATGTTCAACAGGGTGAATGAGAGAAACATACGTAATTTCTTGTTAAAGAGGAATAATAACACGCCCCAGGTTATTAAATACGATTCTTCGGGTCTTCTGAACACTCAAACAGTCCCATTCAACGTACTTCTAGACTACACCAATTATATACCAATCAAGTACATATATAGCCCCGAAGATGATGTAGATAAAGAGACCGAATTACAGAGAACTGGAACTACTTCTAATCATATTAATGGTAGAGTAGATAGACAAAACAAAAAGGATAAGGATGAGGAAAATGACTGGCTAATAAGATTGTTTAACAATAACAATAACAAGATAATGAAAAGCAATTGTATAGatattgaaattgaaaGAGATTTGTTCCCGGGGTTTTACTTgtttaacaattttaagCTGAACTGCCTAATACTCCCGATACATGAAAACACATTCCAAACCCATGAAACATTCATTAATTTCTCAAAATTGGTAAACAATAAAGTTGACCTGATCTACCCATCATACTCAAACCAAATcagtaaaataatttttaatacgGTTCCGATTCATGCGAAATCAGGGAGTACGGTAATGGATGAGCTTGATATgaataaagaaaaaaatgTTGAAGTTGATGGTTTTAACGGCTCGTTTAGAGGCAAATTTGGTGATTTTTTCACAACTCAACACACAAATTTGGTCATCGGAACAAGGGAAAGGATGACGGTGAATCTAGTGTTTCATTTGGTGTGCTGTGATACCACCATCAACGACGATATTAATCCCATAGAATACGCAGAGGATACTGAAGTCATTCTAAAGCATATGCAAAAAATACAGCCAATTTTAAACGGAATATCTAGTATTTTGTCGTTGTGCAACCAGTTCAGTGTACACACCGTCCACATTCCAGCTTCACTCAAGTGTTGTTATAAGGTTAATCAGTGCAATAGTCATGTCATACAATCTGATTTTCAGTACCAACCAAGTAATTTTGGCAGTTTCGCTTCTCAAAATTTCAATACCAAGGACTCCGTTTTCGAGTGTAACAGCGACTACGTAAGGTGCCTGGCTGTTGTTTCGCACATTGCATCCTTACTCAACAAAAACAAGTACTCGATAAAGAACTTTAACTTCATTTTCCCAAATCACCTCAAACATACGTTGTTACCCAAAACTGCGGCCAACATCCTAAGCTCCAGAGTCGACAcct